One genomic window of Augochlora pura isolate Apur16 chromosome 5, APUR_v2.2.1, whole genome shotgun sequence includes the following:
- the LOC144470210 gene encoding pre-mRNA-processing factor 17 isoform X2, producing MHNPKYEELFAPDVGPENPFKTQQQRAIKNMLSGYVEKAHISEFQFENQRRTFASYGYALDPTVDGSSEEGRMIIGAKEAAEELGGKTVFENTTLRPSDKRKRHRNDDPADVEGFLGPWGGYMDEKRVIKPTEEEAAELEEILAKRNRRGKPMEEKPLEEKTVLHIKDSIDYQGRSFLHAPQDVGVNLRSDSPPDRCFLPKAQIHSWEGHTKGISQIRWFPRTAHLLLSCGMDCRVKLWEVYKERRCIRTYYGHRQAVRDISFDNDGKRFLSAGYDRYVKLWDTETGACISRFTNRKIPYCVKFNPDLDKQHLFVAGTSDKKIICWDVRSGEITQEYDRHLGAVNTITFVDENRRFVTTSDDKSLRVWEWDIPVDMKYIADPSMHSMPAVTPSPNQKWLACQSMDNKIVIFSALNRFKMNRKKTFTGHMVAGYACGLDFSPDMSYLVSGDADGKCYIWDWKTTKLYKKWKAHDGVCIDVLWHPHEPSRLATAGWDGKIKYWD from the exons ATGCATAATCCTAAGTATGAGGAGCTGTTCGCACCCGACGTGGGGCCTGAAAATCCTTTTAAAACGCAACAGCAACGtgctataaaaaatatgctGTCTGGATATGTAGAGAAAGCTCATATAAgcgaatttcaatttgaaaatcaAAGAAGAACATTTGCTAGCTATG GCTATGCATTGGACCCAACTGTGGATGGTAGCTCGGAAGAAGGTAGAATGATTATTGGAGCAAAAGAAGCAGCGGAAGAATTGGGTGGTAAAACTGTATTTGAAAATACAACTCTTAGACCATCGGATAAAAGAAAACGACATAGAAACGATGATCCTGCTGACGTAGAAGGGTTCTTGGGTCCATGGGGTGGATACATGGATGAAAAACGTGTTATAAAACCAACAGAAGAAGAAGCTGCAGAACTGGAAGAAATATTGGCCaagagaaatagaagaggAAAACCTATGGAAGAGAAACCCCTGGAAGAGAAAACAGTGTTGCATA TCAAGGATAGCATAGACTACCAAGgaagatcatttttacatgCTCCGCAAGACGTTGGTGTAAATTTAAGGTCCGATTCACCACCCGATAGATGCTTCCTACCAAAAGCACAAATTCACAGTTGGGAGGGACATACAAAGGGTATCTCTCAAATCAGATGGTTTCCTCGTACAGCACACTTGTTACTCTCATGTGGTATGGATTGTAGAGTTaaa CTGTGGGAGGTGTACAAGGAAAGAAGATGCATCCGAACTTATTATGGTCATCGTCAGGCCGTCAGAGACATAAGTTTTGATAATGATGGAAAGAGATTTTTGTCAGCGGGATACGATCGTTATGTAAAACTTTGGGATACAGAAACTGGCGCTTGCATTAGTCGATTTACAAATAGAAAGATTCCATATTGTGTTAAATTTAACCCAGATTTGGACAAACAACATTTATTTGTGGCAGGAACTAGCGACAAAAAGATCATCTGT TGGGATGTTCGTTCCGGTGAAATAACGCAAGAATATGATAGACATTTGGGAGCGGTAAATACGATAACATTTGTAGATGAAAATCGGCGTTTTGTTACTACTTCGGACGATAAAAGCTTGAGAGTCTGGGAATG GGATATACCAGTCGACATGAAATATATAGCAGATCCTTCGATGCATTCCATGCCAGCCGTGACGCCATCACCTAATCAAAAATGGCTCGCATGTCAAAGTATGGATAATAAGATAGTTATATTTTCTGCATTAAATAGATTCAAGATGAATCGTAAAAAAACATTCACGGGGCATATGGTTGCTGGTTATGCATGTGGCTTGGACTTTTCTCCTGATATGAG TTATCTTGTATCGGGTGATGCGGACGGCAAATGTTACATTTGGGACTGGAAAACgacaaaattgtacaaaaaatGGAAAGCACACGACGGTGTCTGTATCGACGTGTTATGGCATCCACACGAACCTTCGAGACTCGCGACAGCTGGTTGGgatggaaaaataaagtattgggactaa
- the LOC144470210 gene encoding pre-mRNA-processing factor 17 isoform X1, which produces MLALKEYESSDDNTESEAEREDAKSEVNRDRNPKHDFTDSSLSMEKLAMSVKLQICSAPEVVPTGTELCVRHIDTTVEEVMHNPKYEELFAPDVGPENPFKTQQQRAIKNMLSGYVEKAHISEFQFENQRRTFASYGYALDPTVDGSSEEGRMIIGAKEAAEELGGKTVFENTTLRPSDKRKRHRNDDPADVEGFLGPWGGYMDEKRVIKPTEEEAAELEEILAKRNRRGKPMEEKPLEEKTVLHIKDSIDYQGRSFLHAPQDVGVNLRSDSPPDRCFLPKAQIHSWEGHTKGISQIRWFPRTAHLLLSCGMDCRVKLWEVYKERRCIRTYYGHRQAVRDISFDNDGKRFLSAGYDRYVKLWDTETGACISRFTNRKIPYCVKFNPDLDKQHLFVAGTSDKKIICWDVRSGEITQEYDRHLGAVNTITFVDENRRFVTTSDDKSLRVWEWDIPVDMKYIADPSMHSMPAVTPSPNQKWLACQSMDNKIVIFSALNRFKMNRKKTFTGHMVAGYACGLDFSPDMSYLVSGDADGKCYIWDWKTTKLYKKWKAHDGVCIDVLWHPHEPSRLATAGWDGKIKYWD; this is translated from the exons ATGCTTGCCCTTAAGGAGTACGAAAGTAGCGATGATAATACCGAATCGGAAGCTGAAAGAGAAGACGCGAAGAGTGAGGTTAATCGTGACAGAAATCCTAAACATGATTTCACCGATTCATCTCTTTCCATGGAAAAATTGGCAATGTCggttaaattacaaatttgtTCTGCGCCAGAAGTGGTACCTACG GGAACTGAATTATGTGTAAGGCACATAGATACGACAGTGGAGGAAGTTATGCATAATCCTAAGTATGAGGAGCTGTTCGCACCCGACGTGGGGCCTGAAAATCCTTTTAAAACGCAACAGCAACGtgctataaaaaatatgctGTCTGGATATGTAGAGAAAGCTCATATAAgcgaatttcaatttgaaaatcaAAGAAGAACATTTGCTAGCTATG GCTATGCATTGGACCCAACTGTGGATGGTAGCTCGGAAGAAGGTAGAATGATTATTGGAGCAAAAGAAGCAGCGGAAGAATTGGGTGGTAAAACTGTATTTGAAAATACAACTCTTAGACCATCGGATAAAAGAAAACGACATAGAAACGATGATCCTGCTGACGTAGAAGGGTTCTTGGGTCCATGGGGTGGATACATGGATGAAAAACGTGTTATAAAACCAACAGAAGAAGAAGCTGCAGAACTGGAAGAAATATTGGCCaagagaaatagaagaggAAAACCTATGGAAGAGAAACCCCTGGAAGAGAAAACAGTGTTGCATA TCAAGGATAGCATAGACTACCAAGgaagatcatttttacatgCTCCGCAAGACGTTGGTGTAAATTTAAGGTCCGATTCACCACCCGATAGATGCTTCCTACCAAAAGCACAAATTCACAGTTGGGAGGGACATACAAAGGGTATCTCTCAAATCAGATGGTTTCCTCGTACAGCACACTTGTTACTCTCATGTGGTATGGATTGTAGAGTTaaa CTGTGGGAGGTGTACAAGGAAAGAAGATGCATCCGAACTTATTATGGTCATCGTCAGGCCGTCAGAGACATAAGTTTTGATAATGATGGAAAGAGATTTTTGTCAGCGGGATACGATCGTTATGTAAAACTTTGGGATACAGAAACTGGCGCTTGCATTAGTCGATTTACAAATAGAAAGATTCCATATTGTGTTAAATTTAACCCAGATTTGGACAAACAACATTTATTTGTGGCAGGAACTAGCGACAAAAAGATCATCTGT TGGGATGTTCGTTCCGGTGAAATAACGCAAGAATATGATAGACATTTGGGAGCGGTAAATACGATAACATTTGTAGATGAAAATCGGCGTTTTGTTACTACTTCGGACGATAAAAGCTTGAGAGTCTGGGAATG GGATATACCAGTCGACATGAAATATATAGCAGATCCTTCGATGCATTCCATGCCAGCCGTGACGCCATCACCTAATCAAAAATGGCTCGCATGTCAAAGTATGGATAATAAGATAGTTATATTTTCTGCATTAAATAGATTCAAGATGAATCGTAAAAAAACATTCACGGGGCATATGGTTGCTGGTTATGCATGTGGCTTGGACTTTTCTCCTGATATGAG TTATCTTGTATCGGGTGATGCGGACGGCAAATGTTACATTTGGGACTGGAAAACgacaaaattgtacaaaaaatGGAAAGCACACGACGGTGTCTGTATCGACGTGTTATGGCATCCACACGAACCTTCGAGACTCGCGACAGCTGGTTGGgatggaaaaataaagtattgggactaa
- the LOC144470211 gene encoding transmembrane protein 181, translated as MHVYVRVCITIAIVKNIRVNVKMDSPGLGYSYHLPSAGWNLRVRNVLSQFSDLFSEFNKYIAPAYHHDRCERSVQMRLYSMHKREFVMVFVAFFACFILEVFIGLAGPPITLTSEQNAHLNGSEVATGPFIMKTPLLSTYSQQLWVIAKLLTSNNDDERYDKSFQISISIDGLSDDRKLVPVLSSETGQNRTRRLKCERQTCDEMVVAHLGFLDYTYYIITVRFYGLENFHRRYNIRELTFYFKNYNPKFTELEIWFRLLFLLTAFAIMCWFGHSLRKYPLHDWSIEQKWISILLPLLILYNNPLFPMTFLVNSWVPGMLDAILQTTFLCAVLMFWLCVYHGLRQNERRLITFYLPKVLVVGLLWCSALILATWLRCTELEDPTYNYVLDTSNYFGFKVFFFTIGGFYIVYLLLLILRAYSELRSMPYFDLRLRFLTLLAGVVFSLCGCVTAQQFGAGIFEDSFASRLTTYYRSSAQFMALYGLLNFYLYTMAYVYAPAHQQVYGQHSSITKDNPAFSMINDSDEDVIYGSDEEVVYGSDEDSRRPLTRPPRTSTNSNN; from the exons atgcatgtatatgTTCGTGTGTGCATAACTATtgctattgttaaaaatattagagttAATGTAAAGATGGATAGTCCTGGGTTAGGATACTCGTATCATCTTCCGTCCGCAGGCTGGAATCTCAGAGTTCGAAATGTTCTTTCCCAGTTCAGTGATCTTTTTAGCGAATTTAACAAGTATATCGCGCCAGCTTATCATCATGATCGATGCGAAAG ATCGGTACAAATGCGATTATATTCGATGCATAAGAGAGAGTTTGTCATGGTATTTGTCGCCTTCTTTGCCTGTTTTATATTAGAGGTGTTTATTGGACTTGCAG GGCCTCCCATCACATTAACTAGTGAACAGAATGCTCACTTAAATGGCAGTGAAGTGGCTACTGGCCCTTTCATCATGAAAACGCCTTTGTTGTCTACATATAGTCAACAATTATGGGTGATCGCAAAGTTACTAACATCTAACAACGATG ACGAACGGTATGATAAAAGTTTTCAAATCAGCATCTCGATAGATGGCTTGTCAGATGATCGTAAACTTGTGCCTGTGCTTTCTTCGGAAACTGGACAGAATAG aaCCAGACGTTTAAAATGCGAAAGGCAAACATGCGACGAGATGGTGGTTGCTCATCTTGGATTCCTCGACTATACTTACTATATAATTACAGTCCGTTTCTACGGGCTTGAGAATTTCCACCGACGTTATAACATACGCGAGCTCACGTTCTAC TTCAAGAACTACAACCCAAAGTTTACAGAGTTAGAAATATGGTTTCGTCTACTGTTTTTGCTAACCGCATTCGCAATTATG TGTTGGTTTGGGCATTCTCTCCGAAAATATCCGTTACATGACTGGTCGATAGAACAGAAATGGATTTCTATACTCCTTCCACtactaattttatacaata ACCCGTTATTTCCTATGACGTTCTTGGTGAATTCTTGGGTACCTGGTATGTTGGATGCAATTCTGCAGACAACATTCCTTTGTGCAGTTCTGATGTTCTGGTTATGCGTTTACCATGGCCTGAGACAg AACGAGAGACGTCTTATCACGTTCTATTTACCCAAAGTTTTGGTGGTTGGTTTACTGTGGTGTTCGGCTCTAATTCTGGCAACGTGGTTGCGTTGCACCGAATTGGAAGATCCTACATATAATTACGTTCTCGATACGTCGAATTATTTC GGTTTCAAAGTGTTCTTTTTCACGATAGGAGGCTTTTACATCGTGTACTTGCTGCTCCTGATATTAAGAGCATACAGTGAATTACGGTCTATGCCTTACTTTG ATCTCCGTTTGCGTTTCCTAACACTGCTCGCTGGAGTTGTTTTCTCGCTTTGCGGATGTGTCACGGCGCAACAGTTTGGCGCTGGTATTTTTGAAGACAGCTTCGCTTCACGACTCACCACTTACTACCGGTCTTCTGCTCAGTTTATGGCTTTATACGGCctcttgaatttttatttgtacacAATGGCATACGTATACGCACCCGCTCATCAGCAAGTCTACGGCCAAC ATTCTTCCATAACGAAAGATAATCCAGCTTTTTCTATGATTAACGATTCTGACGAAGATGTGATTTATGGATCGGACGAGGAAGTTGTCTACGGATCGGATGAGGATAGTCGACGGCCTTTAACTCGGCCACCTCGTACTTCCACGAAcagtaacaattaa
- the Msh6 gene encoding DNA mismatch repair protein Msh6: MSKVNTLYNYFSSPKTPSQPANKSVQDDKSSTPKRIKEQRNKAKTPTKGKENKDVGGKDRKRVYKDDKEAEKDEEELRQPKKRRLIIPDVESGDESGDEFKPDSQEETEESDSCSEGHPESELETQSEEESPIRKKKQSNAKSNRSAVPRKFGKVEKVESKPPQPIRVQGNNAVDSWPHLKYDFLQPNKIKDISRKSPEDPDYDQKTVYVPLDFLNQQTPAMRQWWDLKSKHFDCVLFFKVGKFYELYHMDAVTGVKELNLTFMRGEFAHSGFPEIGYGRFSASLLERGYKVARVEQTENPEMMTQRCSKMTKPTKFDKVVKREICQISSKGTRVYTPQDVEASTPNSNYLMSLVEKCPSGANTSQYGVCFLDTTIGDFYLGQFEDDRCNSRFLTLLAHYPPVHVVYERGNLSQKTLQILNNTLAACIKEPLLRETQFWSASTVLKNLHEGEYFKQADSNFSWPQGLQPYLNQGDSLGLTPADDKELAVHALGGCVYLLKDYFLEQQLLAQARFKTYIPPDYLNESSGASKFANNMVLDAISINNLRIFGDGSLMKTLDRCCTPFGKRLLREWICRPSCRKNVIIERQQAIRELMDRSEAVQTARSILVGLPDLERLLSKIHALGNPAKMNNHPDGRAIMFEGHTYSKKRILDFTTTLSSFEDVLKIIALFEDFNSHLVGCCTKVEPEGEFPSLRETLDYFKTAFDHEEAKKEGCIVPKKGVDVEYDSVLMELAEVKKNLERYLEKQKRHFGVKVTFHGTDRKRFQIEIPESQVKKVGSGFELMSQRKGYKRYYTAEAKELLSRQINAEEHRDKVLKDLNRRIFAQFSEKYDMWNMAVYKLSVLDVLISLREYALSGDMCVPEIGDGSNGHIYINVKEGRHPCIPSDNFIPNDTVLAVDNSTSFMLLTGPNMGGKSTLMRQVALLTIMAQIGSYVPASSCRLTIVDRIFTRLGANDDILAGQSTFLVELNETAIILQHATPHSLVLLDELGRGTSTYDGTAIAAAVVDALTKMKCRTLFSTHYHSLVEDYKNNKDVTLAHMACMVENEEEDEVSQETVTFLYKLSQGACPKSYGFNAARLAGVPAVITSRAHEISKRMELEINQKRAFLSLCKADDGSTIRTLIAAL; this comes from the exons atgtCGAAAGTAAATacgttgtataattatttttcgtcgCCAAAAACTCCAAGTCAACCGGCTAATAAATCGGTCCAAGATGACAAATCTTCGACGCCGAAAAGGataaaagaacaaagaaaCAAAG CTAAGACACCCACTAAAGGTAAGGAAAACAAGGATGTTGGAGggaaagatagaaaaagagtTTACAAGGATGACAAGGAAGCGGAGAAAGATGAGGAAGAGCTGAGGCAACCCAAGAAAAGAAGACTAATAATTCCAGATGTGGAATCTGGGGATGAATCTGGCGATGAATTTAAACCTg ATTCGCAGGAGGAAACAGAAGAGTCTGATTCATGCTCCGAAGGACATCCTGAAAGCGAGCTAGAGACACAGAGCGAAGAAGAATCAccaata agaaaaaaaaagcaatcTAATGCCAAGTCCAATCGTTCAGCTGTTCCTAGGAAGTTTGGGAAAGTG GAGAAAGTCGAGTCAAAACCACCCCAGCCGATTCGTGTTCAAGGCAATAATGCTGTGGATTCTTGGCCACATTTAAAATACGATTTTCTTCagccaaataaaataaaagatattagtAGAAAGTCACCAGAAGATCCAGATTATGACCAAAAAACTGTCTATGTTCCTTTGGACTTTTTGAACCAGCAGACTCCA GCTATGAGGCAGTGGTGGgatttaaaaagtaaacacTTCGACTGTGTCCTTTTCTTTAAAGTGggaaaattttatgaattgtaTCACATGGATGCTGTCACTGGCGTTAAAGAGCTTAATCTCACATTTATGCGT GGTGAGTTTGCTCATTCTGGATTTCCTGAGATTGGATATGGCCGTTTCTCAGCGAGTCTTCTAGAGCGAGGATACAAAGTTGCTAGGGTAGAACAAACAGAAAACCCAGAAATGATGACTCAACGTTGCAGTAAAA tgACCAAGCCAACAAAATTCGACAAAGTTGTGAAAAGAGAAATTTGCCAAATAAGTTCAAAAGGCACAAGGGTGTATACTCCACAGGATGTAGAAGCCTCAACGCcgaattcaaattatttaatgtccCTTGTTGAGAAATGCCCATCCGGAGCTAATACATCGCAGTATGGAGTATGTTTCTTGGACACGACAATTGGAGATTTTTATCTTGGCCAATTCGAAGATGATCGCTGCAATTCTAGGTTCCTAACGTTGCTTGCCCATTATCCACCGGTTCAC GTGGTGTACGAGCGCGGTAATTTGTCCCAAAAGACactacaaattttaaataacactttGGCAGCGTGTATTAAGGAACCGCTTCTGCGAGAGACTCAGTTCTGGTCAGCTTCAACTGTTTTAaag AATCTTCACGAAGGCGAATACTTTAAACAAGCAGACTCTAATTTCTCGTGGCCTCAAGGATTGCAACCGTATCTTAATCAAG GTGATAGCTTAGGCTTGACTCCGGCAGATGACAAGGAATTAGCAGTGCATGCTTTAGGTGGATGCGTGTACTTACTTAAGGACTACTTCCTGGAACAACAATTGTTGGCACAAGCGCGATTTAAAACGTACATCCCGCCAGACTACTTGAACGAGTCTTCAGGGGCATCCAAGTTCGCAAATAATATG GTACTAGACGCCATATCGATCAATAATTTGAGGATCTTTGGAGATGGTTCCCTCATGAAAACGTTGGATCGCTGTTGCACTCCTTTTGGTAAAAGATTATTGCGCGAATGGATCTGCAGGCCATCCTGTCGCAAAAATGTGATAATAGAACGGCAACAAGCTATACGGGAACTAATGGATCGTTCCGAAGCAGTACAGACTGCTCGCAGCATCTTGGTTGGTCTTCCGGATCTTGAAAGACTGTTGAGCAA AATTCACGCGCTTGGAAATCCAGCAAAAATGAACAACCATCCCGATGGCAGAGCAATTATGTTCGAGGGTCACACGTACTCGAAGAAACGAATCCTAGACTTTACCACCACCCTCAGCAGCTTCGAAGATGTCCTGAAAATAATCGCTTTATTCGAAG aCTTTAACAGCCATTTAGTAGGTTGCTGTACCAAAGTAGAACCGGAGGGAGAATTTCCTTCGTTGAGGGAAACGTTGGATTACTTCAAG ACCGCGTTCGATCACGAGGAAGCGAAAAAGGAAGGCTGTATCGTACCAAAGAAAGGAGTGGATGTTGAGTACGATTCTGTTTTGATGGAACTTGCAGAAGtgaagaaaaatttagaacGTTACCTTGAGAAACAGAAGCGACACTTTGGCGTGAAAGTCACGTTTCACGGGACTGATAGGAAGCGTTTTCAGATTGAGATTCCAGAGTCTCAAGTGAAGAAAGTTGGCTCCGGGTTCGAGCTGATGTCTCAGAGGAAAGGATATAAACGCTATTACACTGCCGAGGCTAAA gAACTCTTGAGTCGACAAATAAACGCCGAGGAGCACAGAGACAAGGTACTGAAGGATTTGAACAGGAGAATTTTTGCTCAATTCAGTGAGAAGTATGATATGTGGAACATGGCTGTTTATAAGCTGTCCGTCTTGGATGTTCTCATTTCTTTGAGAGAGTACGCTCTCAGCGGTGATATGTGTGTACCGGAAATTGGAGATGGTTCGAATGGACAC ATTTATATCAATGTTAAAGAAGGAAGACATCCGTGTATACCATCAGATAATTTCATACCAAATGACACTGTACTGGCTGTTGACAATTCAACTTCTTTTATGCTACTAACAGGACCAAATATGGGTGGCAAATCCACGCTGATGCGACAAGTAGCTCTCCTTACGATTATGGCCCAAATA GGAAGCTATGTTCCTGCTAGTTCCTGTCGCTTAACGATAGTTGACCGTATTTTCACAAGATTGGGAGCGAACGACGATATCCTAGCTGGTCAAAGTACCTTCTTGGTAGAACTAAACGAAActgcaattattttgcaacatgCTACACCGCACTCGTTGGTTCTGCTGGACGAACTGG GACGTGGCACCTCAACATACGACGGTACGGCAATTGCTGCTGCGGTGGTGGACGCGTTAACAAAGATGAAATGTCGAACATTGTTCTCCACACACTACCATTCCCTGGTGGAAGATTATAAGAACAATAAGGACGTCACTTTGGCTCATATG gCTTGCATGGTGGAGAATGAGGAAGAGGACGAGGTATCACAAGAAACTGTAACGTTTCTTTACAAGCTTAGCCAGGGTGCTTGTCCTAAATCGTACGGTTTCAACGCGGCCCGACTAGCCGGTGTGCCTGCTGTAATTACAAGCCGAGCACACGAGATCTCAAAGAGGATGGAATTGGAAATAAATCAGAAACGCGCGTTCCTTTCTCTGTGCAAAGCAGATGACGGGTCAACGATTAGGACCTTGATTGCTGCTCTGTAG